A genomic region of Nostoc sp. UHCC 0702 contains the following coding sequences:
- a CDS encoding putative toxin-antitoxin system toxin component, PIN family — protein MSLLRRQEFLEYLTETAQFIDVTEQIDECRDPKDNKYLELAVSGEAECIVTGDDDLLVLNPWRGIKILTVQEFLANN, from the coding sequence ATCAGTTTATTAAGGCGACAAGAATTTCTAGAATATTTAACAGAAACTGCTCAGTTTATTGATGTCACTGAACAGATTGATGAATGCCGAGATCCAAAAGACAACAAATATCTGGAATTGGCGGTGAGTGGCGAAGCAGAGTGTATTGTTACTGGAGATGATGATTTGCTAGTGCTAAACCCTTGGCGAGGCATAAAGATTTTGACTGTTCAAGAATTTTTGGCAAACAACTAG